DNA sequence from the Coregonus clupeaformis isolate EN_2021a chromosome 13, ASM2061545v1, whole genome shotgun sequence genome:
AATCTTAGTAAATTGTAGTTATTATTGTGTACTATAATAATGATATgaaaatctgtctaaaaacatgtAATTACATCTAGCTATCTGTACACTGAAAGGAGGTCAGGGAGAGAGGAGCCCTGTAGTTACAGGAAGTGACATCACAAGGGACAGAAGAAATAGCCCGGTATGGAACATCACGCTGAGGGCTGAGCAGATTGGAAGAATTCCTAGACAGACAAAAACAGACCATCAGATTTAAACACTTGTACACAAACACAACAAATGAACCCTTGCAACAAAGAAAATTGCATTTAGAAAAATGTGAATATTGTCAAATATGTATCTTTTTTTATGTGTATAGGTCTACCAAATCAAGAGTGTCATTATTGAAAGATCATGTCATCACACTTCTCTTTCAATTATACTTACCTATTAGTTTTTGATTTCATACTTATTTTCCATACTTTTTATAATTATTCAAAATTCTTTCAAAACACACATATGGTTCTTCATCTGTATGGATGTGCAATAACACAAGAACAAATAGGTCTTCATGTATACAAAGAGATAATGGTATAATAAATAATTTCATAATTCCATTCTATCCTACTACATATTTGATAGAGTATATTCATATCTTAGGGCAACCCACTGAACAACTCCAATGCTGTATATATGTTTGCATTGATAACTATCAACTACATTGACTCCCCTTCCCACTCCTATCTCAGTTGTCCCTCCTCCTGCTCATCCCTGTACCCATGATGACTCACGCTGGTGTACAGCCATGCTGTTCTCCTTCCAGGTAGACCCCTGGTACACCCTGCAGGTGTAGGTGTAGGGCTTCTCGTCCGCCATCGGAGCCCAGGTGAGGCGACACACGGTGGGGTTGACCAAGCTCACGTTGGCCCTCCTTCGGTTGTCTGTCGACACCAGGGACACAGCGTTGGGGTAGGTGCTGCCCACCTATtgtaaattagatttttttcttAATTTACTTGCTTCAGTGTTCCACTAGGATTCTTTTCAACAGCGGTGGCAATGTTAGCATGGTAGTGGGCATTTTAAATcaaatttcttgcaattctacacattttgccatggggcgtagagaacattttatagtttcaaagctaatttcctg
Encoded proteins:
- the si:ch211-215c18.3 gene encoding uncharacterized protein si:ch211-215c18.3 gives rise to the protein MESHLSTTAYLLLALVSTTSGFFWTPRGPQMYPCLTYMEHNLRVDCEFPVEDNPAHLGPYCEYKQDSRLVGSTYPNAVSLVSTDNRRRANVSLVNPTVCRLTWAPMADEKPYTYTCRVYQGSTWKENSMAVHQRILPICSALSVMFHTGLFLLSLVMSLPVTTGLLSP